Genomic DNA from Anaerolineales bacterium:
GCGCTGGGGGTTGCAGTTGCTCAGGTGCTGGAAAGCCTTGGCGATGTCTTTTGCGCTCACCTGGCGCTCCACCTTGTCGGCCATTCCACTGGCGGTCAGCACGCGGGCGATCTGGGGATAGTCTGCTTCGCCATTAAAAGTTCGAAATTTTAGCCCCGGGATTTGAGGAGCGTAATCAAACGAGTTTGTCATATTCACCTCTTAAGCGCACGCAGGCACATGAAACCAGGCCTGTGCATTAATTCTTCATAGTCTTCAGGATCAGCCTGCCTGAACTTCTCCGTCGGCAGTGGCTCAAGCAGCCTGTCCAGGGTGAAACCTGCTTTGATGAGCAGGTTGAGCACTTCGCTCAGCGGCCGCCGATAGGATGGCATAACCACCTGTTTGCCAAATCCCGTGGAGTTGTACTCCACACGCTCGGTGTGGAAGTAATTGCTCGTCTGGCGGTGAGCGTCGAATTCCTGGTGCGGATGACCGATGGAAAATATTAGCTTGCCGCCCGTACGCAGCAAGCGGTGAAATTCTCTGAATGCCGTGGCCCAATCCAGCACATAGTCCATTGCCAGTGCGCTCAATACGATATCGAAGGAACCGTCATCCAGGAAGTCCAGCGGGTATTCCAGGTTAGCCTGTCGCACAGTGGCTTTGCCAGCCAGTCGCTGCCGGGCAAGCCTGATCATCTTGAGGTTGGCATCCACAGCCACCACCCGGGCGCCTTGCTCGACCAGCCATTCGGCGTAAACGCCAGGACCGCAACCGGCGTCCAGCACGCGTTTCCCGGTCACCTCGCCCAGCAGAGATAGCGTCGCTGGGTGCTCATAATAGGCATTGTGGGGTTTGATGTCGATGATGCGGGCAAATTCCTCCGCGATCTGGTTATAGGCATGCTGGGCGATGGGTGGTTTTCTTCTCGAACCCATATTGCGATCCCTTCAAGCAGGATGTCGGACTAATGACGGATATTCTAATCTAATTTCAAACGAGTTATGCAGTATCTTGGCTGGGGTGACCTGGTATGCACTTTACCGGTTGAGGGTGGGGGATTTTCACCCGAGACCAACAATTCAATTATTTTCTGGCATCCCCGCAATAGGTCATTATTTTCTCGGCAATTTCGGTATAAATTGATATATTTTGACAGTCAATGATGCATCCAATCCCAGTTTGTGGTGTTAGAATAAGCGATTAAATAATCCTATTTATAATAAAAGGTTTGATTGAGATGGATAATACAGATAAAACATCGGAAAATACTCCGGTCAATAATGCAGGTGAATCTTTTTATGAACAGCCCCTGGTGCAGGTTGAGCGAATCCCGGTAACGGATGGCGTTAAGATTGGCATCCAGCGCGTCACCAATCCACTGGTGGGCATTGGCGGTGCGTATGGGACATGGGGTGAGCACATCGATAATGCAGGTTTACCCAGCATGCTTGAATCGGTACTTGGCGAAAAGCTGGAGGATGGTGAGCAGCTGAACCTGACCGAATTGGGTTTTCAGCACCGGCAATTCACCCCGGTTATGTCTGAGGCAGAAAATATCGAGCTGGAAGTACAGGTGGGCAAGCGTTTCCTGGTGGAAGCCGCTGATGCTTGTGGTTGGAAGCCTGCTGAGGTGGATGCGGTGTTGGTGGGGATCAGCGGGCCGGTGAGCGATGATTACGTCGAGCGCATCTGCCAGGAAGCTGGCATCCCAGACAGTGCTATCAAGGTGAGCGTGCACAAGGCCTGTGATGGCTCTGTGGCAAGCCTGAACCTGGCACTCAACCCCACATTGCGGGTGCAACAGCAGATTGGGCAAAATCTGGCCAAGGTATTGAATGGGAAAAAAGTATTGGTAGGCGGGATCGAAGGGTTAAGCCGGTTGTTGCGGACCGCGCATGATAAAAATGCGGTGCAAATCTTCGGCAACGGTGCGGGCATCATTGGCCTGGTACCGGGAAAGTCGATGAAATTCCTGGTTGGCAAGGCGCACGAAGTCTACGATGAAGCTGGGCTGTTGGCTTTTCACATGTTTTACCCGCATTCCAAGGCATATGTGGAAGGCGA
This window encodes:
- a CDS encoding class I SAM-dependent methyltransferase; amino-acid sequence: MGSRRKPPIAQHAYNQIAEEFARIIDIKPHNAYYEHPATLSLLGEVTGKRVLDAGCGPGVYAEWLVEQGARVVAVDANLKMIRLARQRLAGKATVRQANLEYPLDFLDDGSFDIVLSALAMDYVLDWATAFREFHRLLRTGGKLIFSIGHPHQEFDAHRQTSNYFHTERVEYNSTGFGKQVVMPSYRRPLSEVLNLLIKAGFTLDRLLEPLPTEKFRQADPEDYEELMHRPGFMCLRALKR